A region from the bacterium genome encodes:
- a CDS encoding SEC59/DGK1/VTE5 family protein, with translation MPDRSEGEVKAAFGKELGRKVIHTFALFYLVIYFACDHLAGPQLGLLVLVGLLVAVIIIEYLRLERQADIPLLSWLWANFRREKEQAAVGAEIFFLLGVIVALGSFEQRVATTAVLMTVFGDLTAALVGMRLGRIRPRMFHGKSIEGSLAAAVVNLCVGWVVMRDCGGGTAWWQVLLDGNGYPGLGEPLWTVIVSMAAVATVTELIISEIDDNLTIPVLSGFAGQVVWFLLRWL, from the coding sequence TTGCCGGACAGGAGCGAAGGTGAGGTGAAAGCGGCTTTCGGCAAGGAACTGGGACGGAAAGTGATCCACACTTTCGCCCTGTTCTACCTGGTTATCTATTTTGCCTGCGACCACTTGGCGGGGCCCCAGTTGGGCCTGCTGGTGCTGGTGGGCCTGCTGGTGGCCGTGATCATCATCGAGTACCTGCGCCTGGAACGTCAGGCCGATATCCCGCTCCTGTCCTGGCTCTGGGCCAATTTCCGTCGCGAGAAGGAACAGGCCGCGGTGGGGGCCGAAATCTTTTTCCTGCTCGGCGTGATCGTGGCCCTGGGCTCTTTCGAGCAGCGGGTGGCAACGACCGCCGTGCTGATGACAGTGTTCGGCGACCTGACTGCCGCCCTGGTGGGCATGCGCCTGGGACGGATCCGGCCGCGCATGTTCCACGGCAAGTCGATCGAGGGCAGCCTGGCCGCCGCGGTGGTGAACCTGTGCGTGGGCTGGGTGGTCATGCGCGACTGCGGGGGCGGCACGGCCTGGTGGCAAGTGTTGCTGGACGGGAACGGCTATCCCGGCCTGGGTGAACCGCTCTGGACCGTGATTGTCAGCATGGCCGCCGTGGCCACGGTGACCGAGCTGATCATCTCGGAGATCGACGACAACCTGACCATCCCGGTGCTGTCCGGGTTCGCCGGCCAGGTGGTCTGGTTCCTGCTGCGCTGGCTGTGA